The genomic window GTCGTCGCACCGATCCGCCTCGAGAGCGCTCGGAGCCGAGCCAGGAGCTCATCGATCTGGAAAGGCTTGGTGACGTAGTCGTCCGCCCCGGCATCCAGCGCCTCCACCTTGTCGGCGGAGCCGGTGCGGCCCGACACCACGATGATGGGGGCCGTGGTCCAGCCGCGCAGCGCCTCGATCACCTGAACTCCGTCGAGCCGCGGCATCCCGAGGTCCACCATGACGATCTCGGGGTGCTCCTTCGCCGCGAGGGCGATCGCCGCGGCGCCGTCGGGCGCTGCGACGACCTCGTACCCGTGCGCGGCGAGGGTGATGCGGAGGGCACGCACCAACTGCGGGTCGTCGTCGGCGATGAGGATCTTCATCGCTGCATCCTCCCGTCGGGCATGGTCGCGTCGGCGACCGGCAGCGCGATCACCATCGTCAGCCCTCCTCCTGGGGTGTCCTCGGGGGCGAGCGTACCGCCCATCCCTTCGGTGAAGCCCTTCGACAACGCGAGTCCGAGACCCAGTCCCGTCGTGTTGTCGGTGTCGCCGAGCCGCTGGAACGGCGTGAACATGTCGTCACGGCGCTCGGGCGAGACCCCGGTGCCGTGGTCGGCGACACGGATCTCGGCGATGGCGCCCAGCCGACTCGTCGACACCCGCACGCGCAGGCCGGGCGGAGAGTGCCGGGATGCGTTGGCGAGCACGTTGACCAGTACCCGCTGCAGCAGCACCGGGTCGGCTTGCACCAAGGGGAGATCCGGATCCAGTGCCACCTCGAACCGATCCGGACCTGCTCCCAGTTCGTCGAGCGCTGCGAGCACGCTTCCGGCACTGTCGACGGGCTGCAGCGAGACGGCGAGCACACCGGCCTGCACGCGGCTGACGTCGAGCAGATCGGTGACCAGCGCCGACAGCGTCGAGAGAGACTCGTCGGCCGTCGCGAGGAGCTCGCGGCGGTCTTCGGGAGAGAGGTTCGGGTTGGCCGCACGGAGTCCGCCGACGGCGGCGACGGCGGCCGCGAGCGGGCGGCGCAGGTCGTGGCTGACGGCCGAAAGCAGAGCACTGCGCACCTGGTCGGTCTCGGCCAGCACCCCCGCCTCCCGAGCGGTCGCGGTGAGATCGGTGTGCTCGAGCGCGGCGGAGAGCTGCGCGGTCACCGCATCGACGAGGCGTCTCTCCGACGCGTCGAGCACATGTCCGTGCAGCTCGAGCATCGCCGGCGGGCCGCCGTTGCGGCGGCCGACCGTCACGGCGTCGAACCGTCCATCGCGGACGGGTTCGCCGTCGGTGGCCAGGATCGACCCGTCGGCGTCGACCAGCCGTACACCCGCCAGGCCCAGAGACTCGCGGGTGCGGCTGATGAGCGCCGGAACCGCTGAATCGCCGCGCAGCACGCTGCCCGCGACGTTGGCGAGCAGCTCCGCCTCCGCCTCGGCGCGCCGTGCCGCCCGCGCCGCCCGCGCCGCCCGGTCGACGATGAAGCTCACCAGCATCGCGATGACGACGTACAGCACGAGCGCCCACACGTTCCGCGGATCAGCGACGGTCACCGTGTAGAACGGCGGCACGAAGAAGTAGTTCAGGGTGAGTCCCGACATCACCGCTGCGAAGACCGCCGGCCAGATCCCGCCGACGAGGGCGACGAGCACGACGAGCAGCTGATACGCCAGCACGTCGCTGGTGATGGTCTCCTCGCTGCGGATCGAGACCAGGAGCCACGTCAGCAGCGGCCCGCCGACCAGTGCCAGTGCGAAGCCGAGCACCCGGCGCTTGACGCTCAGCGCCCCGCCGCTGATGCGAGGCAGCGAGAACCGGCCGCCCGCCGCGGCGTGGGTCACGATGTGAACGTCGATCTCGCCCGACTCCCGGATCACCGTCGCGCCGATGCCGGGCCCGGTCAATGCGGCGGCGAGCCGCCCTCTCCGGCTCACGCCGATCACGAGCTGTGTCGCGTTCACCGAGCGCGCGAAGTCCACCAGCGCGTGGGGGATGTCGTCGCCGACGACCTGGCGGTACGTCCCCCCGAGCGATACCACCAGTGCTCGCTGCGCGGCGAGCAATCCTGGGTCGCCCGCGCGCAGGCCGTCCTGGCCCGACACGTGTACGGCGAACAGCTCGCCGCCCGCGGAGCGGGCGGCGATGCGCGCCGCCCGGCGGATCAGCGTCTCCCCCTCGGGCCCGCCGGTGAGAGCGACGACGACGCGCTCGCGCGCCTGCCAGACACCCTCGATGCCGTGCTCGGCCCGATACGACTTCAGCGCGCTGTCGACCTCGTCGGCCAGCCACAGCAGCGCCAGCTCGCGCAGCGCCGTCAGGTTGCCGAGCCGGAAGTAGTTCGACAGGGCCGCGTCGATCCGCTCCGCCGGGTACACGAGCCCGGCCGAGAGACGGTCTCGCAGCGACTGCGGCGACAGATCGACGACCTCGACCTGGTCGGCGCTGCGGACGACGGCATCCGGAACCGTCTCGCGCTGGGCCACCCCGGTGATCTGTTCCACGACGTCGTTGAGGGACTCGATGTGCTGGACGTTGACGGTCGTGATCACGTCGATCCCGGCGTCCAGCAGCACGTCGACGTCCTGCCAGCGTTTCGCGTGGAGCGAGCCCGGGGCGTTGGTGTGGGCGAGCTCGTCGACGAGAGCGATCTGCGGGGAACGCTCGAGCACGCCGTCGAGGTCCATCTCGGTGAGTTCGACACCGCGGTGCGACACCGTGCGGCGGGGGACCGCGGGAAGGCCCTCGAGCAGTGCTGCGGTCGCTGCGCGCCCGTGGGTCTCGATGACGGCGACGACGACATCCTTGCCGTCGCCGAGCAGACGCCTGCCCTCTTCGAGCATCTCGTAGGTCTTGCCCACTCCCGGCGCTGCGCCGAGGAGGACCCGCAGCTTGCCGCGCTTCATGTCGTCACCTTATGTCTTCCGTGGAAACGGGCACGCGCCGGTCACGACCGGAGTCGTGACCGGCGCGTGTTCAGCGGTCGATCGCGTCGAGCGCGAGGTTGAGCGCCAGCACGTTCACGCGGGGCTCGCCGAGGTAGCCGAGGTCGCGCTGCTGGATGTGGTCCTCGACCACGGCGCGCACCTCGGACTCGTCCAGTCCCCGTGCGGCCGCGACTCGCGGAACCTGCAGCAGCGCGTACGCCGGGCTGATGTGCGGGTCCAGGCCCGAGCCCGACGCGGTGACGGCGTCCGCCGGGACCTCGGACACGTCGACTCCCTCGAGCTCCGCGACCGCGAGCTGGCGCTCCTCGATCGCCGAGATCAGGTCGGTGTTCTCGGGACCCCAGTTGGAGCCGCTGGATGCGCCGCCGTCGTACCCGGCGCCGGCAGCCGAGGGGCGGGACTGGAAGTACTCGGGAACGGCGTTCCCGTCGGCATCCGTGAACGACTGCCCGATGAGTGCGGAACCGACGGACTCGTCGCCGGCGGTCACGACCGAGCCGTTGGCCTGCCAGGGCAGGGCGAGCTGACCGATGCCGGTGACCAGCAGTGTGTAGCCGACGCCCAGCACGAGGGTGAACACGAGCATGGCGCGCAGCGCCACACCTGTCGTGCGAAGAGTGGTGCGGGTGGTGGTGGACATGTGCGTCTCCTGTCGGGCTCAGAAGCCCGGGATGAGGCTCACGACGATGTCGATGAGCTTGATGCCGATGAAGGGTGCGATCACGCCGCCCAGCCCGTAGACGAGCAGGTTGCGGCTGAGGATCTGCGAGGCGCTCGCCGGGCGGTACTTCACGCCCCGCAGCGCCAGCGGGATGAGGATCACGATGATGATCGCGTTGAAGATGATGGCGCTCGTGACGGCGGATGCCGGGGAGCTGAGCTGCATGACGTTCAGCGCCGCGAGCCCCGGGAAGATCCCCATGAACATCGCGGGGATGATCGCGAAGTACTTGGCGATGTCGTTGGCGAGCGAGAACGTCGTCAGCGCGCCGCGCGTGATGAGCAGCTGCTTGCCGATGCGCACGATGTCGATGAGCTTCGTCGGGTCGGAGTCGAGGTCGACCATGTTGCCGGCCTCCTTTGCGGCCGACGTGCCCGTGTTCATCGCCACTCCGACGTCCGCCTGCGCGAGCGCTGGTGCGTCGTTGGTGCCGTCGCCGGTCATCGCGACAAGGTTGCCGCCCGCCTGCTCGCGCCTGATGAGCGCGAGCTTGTCTTCGGGGGTGGCCTCGGCGAGATAGTCGTCGACGCCCGCCTCCTTTGCGATCGCCCGTGCCGTCAGCGGGTTGTCACCCGTGATCATGACGGTGCGGATGCCCATCGAGCGCAGTTCGGCGAATCGGGCGCGCAGGCCGTCCTTGACGATGTCCTTCAGGTGCACGACGCCGAGCACTCGCCCGGCGCCGTCCGCCCCGAGGGTCGCCACCACCAGTGGGGTGCCGCCCGACTCGGCGATGGCGTCGGTCTCACTGATCAGGTGCGCGCGGGTCGCGGGCACCACGGACGATCCCGATGCCTCCAGCCACGCGAGCACCGCGGAGCCGGCGCCCTTGCGCACCTGCGTGCCGTCGGCCAGATCGACGCCGCTCATGCGGGTCTGCGCCGTGAACGGCACGCTGACAGCGCCGTCCGGCGCCGCGACATGGATGCCCCGGACCGCAGCCAGCTCCACCACCGAGACACCCTCGGGGGTGGGGTCGGCCAGTGACGACAGCGCAGCGGCGCGGGCGAGCTCATCGCCTGATGCGCCCGGCATCGTGACGAAGTCCGACGCGCGGCGGTTGCCGTAGGTGATCGTCCCCGTCTTGTCGAGCAGGAGTGTCGTGACGTCTCCGGCGGCCTCCACAGCGCGTCCCGACATCGCCAGCACGTTGCGCTGAACGAGCCGGTCCATGCCGGCGATGCCGATCGCCGACAGCAGCGCGCCGATCGTCGTGGGGATGAGGCACACGAGCAGTGCCACGAGCACCGGGATGCTGACCGGCGACGCCGCGTACGACGCGATGGGGTTGAGCGTGAGCACCACGATCACGAACACGATCGACAGACTCGCGAGCAGGATGTTCAGCGCGATCTCGTTCGGCGTCTTCTGGCGGCTTGCGCCTTCGACGAGCGAGATCATGCGGTCGACGAACGTCTCCCCTGGCTTCGAGGTGATGCGCACGACGATGCGGTCCGACAGGACGCGGGTGCCGCCGGTGACCGCGCTGCGGTCGCCGCCGGACTCACGCACGACCGGTGCGGACTCGCCGGTGATGGCCGACTCGTCGACCGTGGCGATGCCGTACACGATGTCGCCGTCACCGGGGATCAGCTCTCCGGCCGCCACGATGACGACGTCGCCCAGGCGCAGGTCGGCCGAGGAGACCTCGACCGTCTCTCCGCGCTCGGCCGCTGCATCCGACGGGTCGTACGCCGTCACTCGGCGCGCCATCGTGGACGTCCGCGTCTTGCGCAGCGATGCGGCCTGCGCCTTGCCGCGGCCCTCGGCCACTGCCTCGGCGAGGTTCGCGAACAGCACGGTCAGCCACAGCCAGAACGCGATGCTCCACGTGAACCCGAAGGGCACGGTGCTGCCGCCCGAGGACTCCGGGCCGCCGAGGAACGGCTCGGCGATCGCGATCACCGTGGTGAGGGCAGCACCGACCCACACCAGGAACATGACGGGGTTGTGCCAGAGCGCGATCGGGTTCAGTTTGCGCAGCGCACCCGGAAGGGCGGCCCACAGCTGGGCCCAGCTGAACGCGCGAGTGCGGGAGGGCTTGGGAGGGATGGTGCCCGGGATCGGGCCTGTGCCGGAGGACGTTCCGGGGGTGAGTGTGGTGGACATGAGTCAGACGAGCCCTTCCGCCAGGGGGCCCAGCGTGAGAACGGGGAAATAGGTGAGTGCGGTGATGACGACCGCGACGACGGCGAGCAGGCCGACGAACTGCGGGCGGTATGTGGGGAGGGTGCCCACGGTGGAGGGCACCGTCTCCTGCCTGGCGAGAGATCCCGCCAGTGCGAGCACGAGGACGATCGGGATGAACCGGCCGAGCAGCATCGCGACGCCGAGCGCGGTGTTCAGCCACGGCGTGTTCGCCGTGAGCCCGGCGAAGGCCGATCCGTTGTTGTTCGAAGCCGAGGTGAACGCATAGAGCACCTCGCTGAGGCCGTGCACGCCTGGGTTCCAGATCGACGTCGACTCGACGTCTTCGCGGATCCCGGGGATCGCGAAGCTCAGCGCGGTGCCGGCGAGCACCAGAGTCGGGGTGACCAGGATGTACAGGCTCGCGAGCTTGATCTGGGTCGGGCCGATCTTCTTGCCCAGATACTCGGGCGTGCGGCCGACCAGGAGTCCGCCGACGAAGACCGCGATCACGGCGAGCACGAGCATGCCGTACAGGCCCGAGCCGACGCCGCCGGGGGCGATCTCGCCGAGCATCATGTTGATCATCGGGATCATGCCGCCCAGGGCGGTGTACGAGTCGTGCATCGAGTTGACCGCGCCGGTGCTGGTGAGCGTCGTCGCGCCGGCGAACAGCGTCGAGCCGAAGATGCCGTAGCGCACCTCCTTGCCCTCCATCGCCGAGCCGGCCAGCTGCGGGGCTGTGCCCAGTCCGAGCGATTCGAGCCAGGTCACCGCCGCGATCGACACGACCGCGATCGAAGCCATCACGGCGAGGATCGCGTAGCCCTGGCGGTTGTCGCCGACCATCTTGCCGAAGGCGCGCGGCATGGCCGTCGGGATCGCGAGGAGCAGCAGGATCTCGAGCACGCTCGTCCACGCGGTGGGGTTCTCGAACGGGTGCGCCGAGTTCGCGTTGAAGAAGCCGCCGCCGTTGGTGCCGAGCTCCTTGATGGCCTCCTGGGAAGCGACAGGTCCGCCCGGGATCAGCTGCGTTCCGCCGGTGATCGTCCCCACCTCGGTGAAGCCGTTGAAGTTCTGGACCACTCCCGCGATCATCAGCGCGACGGCCGAGAGCAGGGCCAGCGGCAGCAGCAGCCGGGTGACGCCGCGGGTGAGGTCGACCCAGAAGTTTCCGATGGTCGCCGACCCACGGCGCGAGAGCCCGCGCACCAGCGCGACCGCGACTGCGATGCCCACTGCCGCCGAGACGAAGTTCTGCACCGCCAGGCCTGCGAGCTGCACGGTGTATCCCAACGTCAGCTCGGGTGAGTACGACTGCCAGTTCGTGTTGGTCACGAACGACACCGCGGTGTTGAACGCCAGGCCTTCAGGAACGGCGGGCAGCCCCAGCGAGTACGGCAGCACGGCTTGGAAGCGCTGGAGAGCGTAGACGAAGAGCACTCCGATGAGAGAGAACGCGAGCACCCCACGGGTGTAGGCCTGCCACGTCTGCTCGGAGCCCGGGTCGACGCCCATCAGTCGATACGCGCCGCGCTCGACGCGCCAGTTCTTGGGGGTGGTGTAGATGTGGGCTATCCAGTCGCCGAGGGGACGATAGATGAGCGCGAGGATGAGGAGGACCGTGGCGATCTGGAGGATGCCGGTCCACGTGGTGGCGGCGTCCATCAGAACTTCTCCGGCTTCACGAGGGCGATGACGAGATAGACGACGGCGGCGAGCCCGAGGGCCGCCGCGATGAGGGAGAACACGATCACAGCTTCTCCGCCCCCTTCGCGATCAGGCCGACGAGCGCGAACAGCGCGAGCGTGGCGACGAGGTAGATGACATCGAGCACGAGGACTCCTGGTGGGTGCGTTCCGGCGGCGACGGCCGCGCGGCGAGTCCGCGGTGCGGCGGACTCGGATTCGATGCAACTCCGCCACGCGCGGAACTCACGCCGTCCTCACGGAATCCGAACGTCCCGCATGCGGACCCTCACGATCCCCTGACGCGTGAAGCGAGGATCAGGCGCGGGCGACGGCGTCCTCGAACGCGACCCACGCGAGCATGGCGCACTTCACGCGGGCGGTGAACTTCGAGACGCCTGAGAGGGCGGCCGCGTCGCCGAACACCTCTTCGTCGAGCGCGATCTCACCGCGCGATCGCAGCGCCTCGCGGAACCCTCCGACCAGGGTGGATGCCTCGCCCACAGGCATCCCCTCCTCCTCCTCGATGAGCGCGACGAGCATCGAGGCTGACGCCTGCGAGATGGAGCAGCCGGCGCCGTCCCACGAGACCTCTTCCACGGTCGCTCCGTCGTCGGAGAGACGGACGCGCAGGGTGATCTCGTCGCCGCATATCGGGTTGCGCTGGTAGGACGTCGCGACCCGGGCGCCTTCGGCCGCGCCGGACTCCGCGACCGGGCTCTTTCCGTGCGGCCGCTTGGAGTGGTCGAGGATGAGCTCCTGGTACAGCGACTCGAGACCGCTCACGAGCCGGCTCCGAAGAACGACCGCACGCCGGCGACGGCGTCGAGGAACACGTCGACCTCGTCGGCGGTGTTGTACAGCGCAGCCGAGGCCCGCACCGACGCGGTGAGGCCGAGGCGGCGGTGGAGGGGCTGGGCGCAGTGGTGTCCGACGCGCACCGCGATGCCGCGCGCGTCGAGGAACTGGCCCACGTCGTGCGCGTGCACGCCGTCGACGTCGAACGCCCACAGTCCGACGCGTTCCACGCCGGCGGCATCACCGAGGAGGCGGATGCCGGGGATGCCGCGCAGCCCTTCGCCCATGCGGGCCTCGAGCGCGCGTTCGTGGGCGTGGACGGCGTCCATCCCGACGCCGTCGAGATAGCGGACGGCCGCGGCGAGGCCGATGGCCTGCGAGACGGGCTGGGTGCCGGCCTCGAACCGCTGCGGCGGCGGGAGGTAGTTCGCCTCGTCGAGCGTCACGGTGGTGATCATCGAGCCGCCGGTGAGGAAAGGCGGCAGGGCGGTCAGAACGTCGGACCGGCCGTAGAGCCCGCCGATCGCGTACGGTCCGAGCATCTTGTGGCCCGAGAACACGGCCAGGTCGACGCCGAGGGCGGGAAGGTCGAGCGGCAGGTGCGGTGCCGACTGGCACGCGTCGAGCACGGTGATCGCGCCCACTCCCTGCGCGAGGGCGACGAGCTCGGCGACCGGGTTGACGATACCCAGCACGTTGGACACGTGCGGGAAGGCGACGAGACGCGTGCGGTCCGAGATGACGGATGCCGCGGCATCCAGGTCGATCGTGCCGTCGTCCCGTACGGGGATGTGGCGCAGCACGGCGCCGGTGCGGGCGGCGAGCTCCTGCCACGGGATGAGGTTCGCGTGGTGCTCGCTCTCGGTGACGACGAGCTCGTCTCCCGGCCGCAGGGCGAAGCGTGCGCTCTCGGGGGCGCCGCGGCCGGCCGTGGCGTTGCCGATGGCGTAGGCGACGAGGTTGAGCCCCGCGGTGGCGCCGCTCGTCCACACGAGCTGCTCGGGCTCCGCGCCGACGAAGCCGGCGACCGCCGCCCGGGCGTCCTCGAAGAGCTCGGTCGCCTCGGCCGCGAGGGTGTGGGCGCCGCGGTGCACGGCGGCGTTGGAGCGCGTGAGGAACGAGACCTCGGCGTCGATCACGGCCTGCGGCTTCTGGCTGGTGGCGGCGGAGTCGAGATAGACGAGGGGCGCGTCGCCGATGCGCTCGCCGAGGAGCGGGAAGTCGGCGCGGATGGCCGCGAGGTCGAGCACGGGCGCGGGGGAAGTCACCCTTCCAGGCTACGCGGGTTGGCCGGGTACGGCTCGGGGTTCCGCGGTGCGCTGACGCGCCGGTCCGGGTGCACGTGGACGCTGTCCCCCGAACGGCGGGTTGAGGCCGGCGATGCTTCACCCTACGATGAGCGAGAAAACGCTTTCTCGGAGCGGACGCCGAGCAGGCCCGGGTCGATCACGGCCCACGGGCGTGCGCGCGCGCTCGCCCGGACTCGATGACGAGTGTCCCCACTCAACGATGAGAAGGATCGAAAGCACATGAGACGAAACCACGTTCGCCGAGCCGTCGCGACGACGGCCGCAGGAGCCCTGGTCGCCGCCCTCGGAGTGATGGGCCTCGCCCTTCCCGGAGCACAGGCCGCCACCGGCAGCGCCACCGGATTCGCGACCCAGAACGGAGGCACGACCGGCGGCGCCGGCGGTCAGACGGTCCGTGCGACCACCGGCACCGAGCTCCACGCGGCCCTGTGCGCACGCGCCGCGGTCGACACGCCGCTCACGATCGAGGTGGAGGGCACGATCACCCACGCCAACACCGCGAAGGTGTCGGGCGAGAGCTGCAACACCGCCGACGGCGTCATCGAGCTCAAGGACATCGGCAACGTGTCGATCGTCGGCGTCGGAGCGGGTGCCGTCTTCGACCAGGTCGGCATCCACATCCGCGGATCGCACAACATCGTGATCCAGAACGTCACCGTGCGCAACGTCAAGAAGTCCGGCTCGCCGACATCCAACGGCGGCGATGCGATCGGCATGGAGAGCGACGTGCGGAACGTCTGGGTCGACCACGTCACCCTCGAGGCGTCCGGCGGCGAGTCCGAGGGATTCGACGGGCTGTTCGACATGAAGAGCGGCACGCAGTACGTCACCCTGTCGTACAGCGTCCTGCGCAACTCGGGCCGCGGCGGGCTGATCGGATCGAGCGAGAGCGACCTCGACAACGGGTTCGTCACCTTCCACCACAACTACTACGAGAACATCGACTCGCGGGCCCCGCTGCTGCGCGGGGGGATCGCCCACGTCTACAACAACCACTACGTGAGCCTCAACGAGTCGGGCATCAACTCCCGCGCCGGGGCCAAGGCCAAGGTGGACAACAACTACTTCGAGGACTCGAAGGACGTGCTGGGCACGTTCTACACGGACGCCGCGGGGACGTGGCAGACCAGCGGCAACATCCTCGACAACGTGACCTGGTCGGCCGCCGGGACGGACTACAACCCCGCCGGACCGGGCATGGCGTCCACCACGACGGTCTCGATCCCCTACGCGTACAGCCTCGACGCGGCATCCTGCGTTCCCAGCGTCGTCGCGGCCACCGCGGGAGCGAACCGGGGCCTGAAGGTGTCGGACGGATCCTGCACGCCGCAGAACCCCGACCCGGCGCCGACCACGCCGGCGCCCAGCCCGACTCCGACCACCCCGGCGCCGACACCCACGCCGACGCCGACGACTCCGGCGCCCGGTGGTGCCAACCTCAGCCTCGGAGCAGCTGCCGACGGCTCGAGCAAGGCCGGCGGCACGAGCTACGGCAACGTCATCGACGGCTCGACGGGCACGTACTGGTCGCCGATCGGCTCGACGGGCCGCATCTCGGTCAAGTGGAGCTCGGCCAAGACCGTGTCGTCGGTCGTCATCCGCGAGGACACCAGCGGCGGCGGAGTCATCGGCGCATGGCGCGTCGTGGACAACGACACCGGCGCCGTCCTGGCCTCGGGCAGCGGGGCGGGCACGATCGCCTTCGCCCCGACCTCTCTCACGAAGATCAACTTCGAGATCACCGGCGCGACGGGCACTCCGCGCGTGGCCGAGTTCGAGACCTACGGCGGCTGAGCCGCGCGTTCCCCGACCCGCACCCCTCCGCCCCGTCACGTCCGCCGGGTCGGAGGGGTGCGACCACGTCACGCGCGCGAACCCGCGTCGCTCCGATCGCGGGCGAGCCTCAGGGTGCCGGCTGGCCGACCTTCGACGCAGCCTCCGCCGCGTGCGACTCGTCGGCCACGGGCGGGCCCGCCGGGCGGGTCGCGCGGCGCCCGTTCGTCTGGATCTCGGGCCCCGGCCGCCCGGCGCGCTCGTCGCCGGGAAGGGGACGCGACCGGCGTCCGTAGATGAGCTCCGAAGAGTCGAGCAGCCACGGCACGAGGGTGATGGACACCCCGTGGACGAGCATGAGCTGCTGGGCGATGCGGCGCGACCGGCGGTTGTGCAGAAGCGACTCCCACCAGTGGCCGACGATGTACTGCGGCAGGTACACGGTCACCACGGACGACCCGAACTTCTCGCGGTACTGCTTGATGAACCGCGCGATCGGCGACGCATACGAGCGGTACGGCGACTCGATGATCACGAGCTTCGCGGGAACCCGGTGCTCCTCCCACTGCTTCTGCAGCGCGGTCGACTCCTCGTCGCTCACCGCGACGTGCACCGCGATCGTCTTGTCGTGCTTCGCCGCCAGCGCGTAGTCGATCGCCTTGAGGACCGGCTTCTGAAGACGGTTGACGAGGACGATGGCGAGGTCGCCCTCGGCGCCGAAATGAGTGGTGTCGTCGACGGCGATCTCGTGCTCGACATCGCGGTAGTAGCGGTTCACACCCACCATGAGGACGGCGAGGATGGGGATCGCGATGAAGACGAGCCAGGCGCCGTGCGTGAACTTGGTGATCGTCACGATGAGCAGCACCGAGATCGTCATCGCGGCGCCGAGCGCG from Microbacterium sulfonylureivorans includes these protein-coding regions:
- a CDS encoding pectate lyase family protein gives rise to the protein MRRNHVRRAVATTAAGALVAALGVMGLALPGAQAATGSATGFATQNGGTTGGAGGQTVRATTGTELHAALCARAAVDTPLTIEVEGTITHANTAKVSGESCNTADGVIELKDIGNVSIVGVGAGAVFDQVGIHIRGSHNIVIQNVTVRNVKKSGSPTSNGGDAIGMESDVRNVWVDHVTLEASGGESEGFDGLFDMKSGTQYVTLSYSVLRNSGRGGLIGSSESDLDNGFVTFHHNYYENIDSRAPLLRGGIAHVYNNHYVSLNESGINSRAGAKAKVDNNYFEDSKDVLGTFYTDAAGTWQTSGNILDNVTWSAAGTDYNPAGPGMASTTTVSIPYAYSLDAASCVPSVVAATAGANRGLKVSDGSCTPQNPDPAPTTPAPSPTPTTPAPTPTPTPTTPAPGGANLSLGAAADGSSKAGGTSYGNVIDGSTGTYWSPIGSTGRISVKWSSAKTVSSVVIREDTSGGGVIGAWRVVDNDTGAVLASGSGAGTIAFAPTSLTKINFEITGATGTPRVAEFETYGG